From a region of the Oryzias melastigma strain HK-1 linkage group LG4, ASM292280v2, whole genome shotgun sequence genome:
- the LOC112150844 gene encoding C2 calcium-dependent domain-containing protein 4C, translating to MWVLDKIRGSVETGVLRQGEAGDKKGAAPSYSNVLTPDKIPDFFIPPKLVSCPPEPEKPKEGLQPSTSEQTLTGGRKVSSPRSPRLVAKIAGDTKNLLRAANRHIIQIESADDVVAGDTNADPQSQTAMSLPYVPKTQTSYGFATLKESPHTRRKESLFHCELTSPITSPNAQRRTAGKSGDAGNHLNPADLNTSHMNPYRYFSGGESDTCSSAESSPFSSPLLSRSASLLKIFTHETQAKVVKAKRTLARHSSLSTDECSSAEPSPNIQRRLHVPSLHGGAAAPDHGLQREHTINLHKGGTLRISANYDSGTSRLLIRALAAESLYDKHVDIKSINCCVSVYLNPGKLQKQRSNIIKNSRNPVFNEDFFFDSISSLQVKNLSVKFKVVNKGTSLKRDTLLGEREVPLTKLLSGL from the coding sequence ATGTGGGTTCTGGATAAGATCCGCGGGTCAGTGGAGACCGGGGTGCTGCGTCAGGGGGAAGCAGGAGACAAAAAGGGCGCAGCTCCATCCTACAGCAACGTCCTGACTCCTGACAAGATCCCGGACTTCTTCATTCCCCCAAAGCTGGTCAGCTGCCCCCCCGAGCCCGAGAAACCCAAAGAGGGGCTGCAGCCGTCCACGTCGGAGCAAACCCTAACGGGTGGAAGGAAGGTCAGCAGCCCCAGGAGCCCCCGCTTGGTGGCCAAGATCGCAGGAGACACAAAGAACTTGTTGAGGGCAGCGAACCGCCACATCATCCAGATCGAGAGCGCGGATGATGTTGTGGCTGGAGACACCAACGCGGACCCGCAGTCCCAGACCGCCATGTCTCTGCCTTACGTCCCCAAGACCCAGACCTCGTACGGGTTCGCCACCCTGAAGGAGAGCCCCCACACCCGGCGTAAAGAGTCGCTGTTCCACTGCGAGCTCACCAGCCCCATCACCTCTCCAAACGCGCAGAGGAGGACCGCGGGGAAAAGCGGGGACGCGGGGAACCACCTGAACCCCGCAGACCTCAACACCTCCCACATGAACCCCTACAGGTACTTCAGTGGGGGGGAGAGTGACACCTGCTCCTCTGCAGAGTCCTCCCCCTTCAGCTCCCCGCTGCTCTCGCGCTCTGCGTCCCTCCTCAAGATCTTTACGCACGAGACGCAGGCCAAAGTGGTGAAAGCCAAGCGGACCCTGGCGCGCCACAGCTCCCTGTCCACCGACGAGTGCAGCTCCGCGGAGCCCAGCCCCAACATCCAGCGGCGGCTGCACGTGCCGTCCCTCCACGGGGGGGCGGCGGCGCCCGACCACGGCCTGCAGCGGGAGCACACCATCAACCTGCACAAGGGAGGCACGCTGAGGATCAGCGCCAACTACGACTCCGGCACCTCCCGCCTGCTCATCCGCGCGCTGGCGGCCGAGAGCCTGTACGACAAGCACGTGGACATCAAGAGCATCAACTGCTGCGTGTCCGTGTACCTGAACCCCGGGAAGCTGCAGAAGCAGAGGAGCAACATCATCAAGAACAGCCGCAACCCCGTCTTCAACGAGGACTTCTTCTTCGACTCCATCAGCTCCCTCCAGGTGAAGAACCTGTCCGTCAAGTTCAAGGTGGTCAACAAAGGCACCAGCCTCAAGAGGGACACGCTGCTGGGGGAGAGGGAGGTGCCTCTGACGAAGCTGCTGTCGGGGCTctga